CTGAGCGACGTGTCGCTCCACCTGCTGGTCCCCGCGTTCATGATCAGCGAGCTCCGCACCGGCTTCGAGATGGGCTTCCTGCTCTTCCTCCCCTTCGTGCTGGTCGACCTGATCACGGGCAGCGTGCTGACGTCGATGGGCATGGTGATGCTGCCGCCGACGATGGTCTCGACCCCGCTGAAGATCCTGCTGTTCGTCCTGGTGGACGGATGGGCTCTCCTCACCCGCTCCCTCGTGGCGTCCTTCGCATGACCCCCTCCATCGGGCTCGACTGGATCCGGGAGACGATGTGGACGGCCGTGGTCGCCGGCGCGCCGGTGATCCTTACCGTCGCCATCATCGGCCTCGCCCTCGCCATCCTCCAGGCGGCCACGCAGGTGAACGACGCCGCGGTGCCGTTCGCGGCCAAGGCCATCGGCGTGTTCGTCGCGCTGACGATGACCGGCGCCTGGATGCTCGGTCAGATGACCGACTTCGCACAGAGCGCGTTCGAGGCGATGGCGCACGTGACCGGAGGTTGACCGCGCGTCGGCGCGGACCGACCCTTCTGCCATGGGGGCAGACGAGTCACCCGACCGCGCGCTGAGGGTGGCCAGCGCCGCGCTCGGTACGGTCGCGGCCGCGGAGAGCGAGGTCGCGCTCTACCAGGGCGTGTGCGAGCTGCTCGTCCGCGAGTCGGGCTACGCGCTCGCGTGGGTGGGCAGCCGAGAGCCGGACGGCTCGGTCCGCCCCATGGCCTGGGCGGGGGAGGGCGCCTACGTGCGCTCGGTCGCCGTCCGCTGGGACGAGGGCGCGCAGGCCGAGGGCCCGACGGGGCGCGCGATCCGGAGCGGGAGCACCCAGCGCGCGCTGATCAGCGACGCGGGGTACGCGCCCTGGCGAGAGGCC
The Sandaracinaceae bacterium genome window above contains:
- a CDS encoding flagellar biosynthetic protein FliQ, coding for MTPSIGLDWIRETMWTAVVAGAPVILTVAIIGLALAILQAATQVNDAAVPFAAKAIGVFVALTMTGAWMLGQMTDFAQSAFEAMAHVTGG